Proteins encoded together in one Armigeres subalbatus isolate Guangzhou_Male unplaced genomic scaffold, GZ_Asu_2 Contig302, whole genome shotgun sequence window:
- the LOC134203967 gene encoding protein bicaudal C, translated as MMAASCPPFNKHIFIGGGPPSETTGSEISSVESDWGDLRLIAAQLGVANPDDLHVERFKVDRQKLEEMIKVETYSEGMNSAEEFFTNIMEETTTYVSWPCRLKIGAKTKKDPHIRIVGKMADVLKAKDKVMARLDSRGSRVIMKMDVSYTDHSFIIGRGGNNIKRIMEETATHIHFPDSNRSNPTEKSNQVSLCGSMEGVERARAMVRISTPLLISFELPILAPGKAPPDNETPFVKEVEKEFNVQVIFSTRPKLHSSLVLVKGSEKEELKVKEATRRLMDFMCENIANQIPVQMQLEISTQHHPIVLGRASGNLREIMSRTGTQIMFPDANDVNIKPIKRSQVTITGTINGVYLARQQLIGNLPIALIFDYPENTVDSEEIAKLMYSHDVFISVRQKSRQSTLCIVIKGIEKFISNIYEARHQLLKCTGPKVAAEVPRSYLGPNEQAQNSQNVSQLLAGPTPQPFSPLSPINPIPFASNAWPSPTPPQEFALNQIRNQFQNLQMGTSKMHHPLAMPPGLGKPQLHAMNNSMRPTHLQVPGAQQQNHRVQLGGRVSDAGIPCQNTSNSSAGGDHSSGYHSLNCSNSSLDQQLQSLPGSSGSASSSLINSSPETNGMGSAAALNRCRHLSYSDSPQYQTDLSDQRTPMAYEQKSTLNDTFVFNFDPRVVAGYKAMHLPPQQGELRTPTPSWQGLGLSQTSPAPLEACDLSWVNHSGSSSSSGNESRLNMTTTMIEVTPMRQREQLSQYNDVTSILTSLGLEHYIKNFINGEIDMTVFQTLTDQDLLNLDIRPLGARRRILMAIHDLYTRQHGNPFANMSPASSSSSMSRFSGSAAPGAERRTSSGQ; from the exons ATGATGGCGGCATCTTGTCCACCTTTCAACAAGCACATCTTCATCGGTGGGGGCCCGCCGAGCGAAACCACGGGCAGCGAGATCTCATCGGTGGAGAGCGACTGGGGCGATTTGCGATTGATTGCGGCCCAGCTGGGGGTGGCCAATCCGGACGATCTGCATGTCGAGCGGTTCAAAGTGGACCGCCAGAAGCTGGAGGAAATGATCAAAG TTGAAACATATTCAGAAGGAATGAATAGTGCTGAGGAGTTCTTCACTAAT ATTATGGAGGAAACTACTACGTACGTCAGCTGGCCATGTCGGTTGAAAATCGGTGCGAAAACCAAAAAGGATCCGCACATTCGCATCGTCGGCAAGATGGCCGATGTGCTGAAGGCCAAGGATAAAGTGATGGCCCGATTGGACTCCCGG GGGAGTCGCGTCATTATGAAGATGGACGTATCCTACACGGACCACTCGTTCATAATCGGCCGTGGGGGTAACAACATCAAGCGCATCATGGAGGAAACGGCGACCCACATCCACTTCCCGGACTCGAACCGATCGAATCCAACGGAGAAGAGCAACCAAGTGTCGCTGTGTGGCAGCATGGAGGGCGTCGAGCGGGCACGTGCGATGGTTCGCATATCGACGCCTCTGTTGATCTCGTTTGAACTGCCGATTCTGGCTCCGGGTAAAGCTCCCCCGGACAACGAAACGCCATTTGTTAAAGAGGTGGAGAAGGAATTCAACGTGCAGGTCATATTTTCCACCCGACCGAAGCTGCACTCTTCGCTGGTACTGGTGAAGGGCTCGGAGAAGGAAGAACTGAAGGTGAAGGAGGCCACCCGCCGGCTGATGGACTTCATGTGTGAGAACATTGCG AATCAGATACCCGTTCAGATGCAGCTGGAAATATCCACCCAGCATCATCCGATTGTGTTAGGGCGAGCCTCGGGCAACTTGCGAGAAATTATGAGCCGAACCGGAACCCAA ATAATGTTTCCCGATGCAAACGATGTGAACATCAAGCCAATCAAGCGCTCCCAGGTGACCATTACCGGAACGATAAATGGCGTCTATCTGGCCAGACAGCAGCTAATA GGAAACCTTCCAATTGCGTTAATATTCGATTACCCGGAGAATACCGTCGACTCTGAAGAGATTGCCAAGCTGATGTACTCGCATGATGTTTTCATTTCGGTTCGACAAAAATCACGGCAGAGCACCCTCTGTATCGTAATTAAGGGAATTGAGAAATTTATTTCCAACATATACGAGGCCCGCCACCAGCTGCTTAAGTGCACTGGGCCCAAAGTGGCAGCGGAAGTCCCCCGATCATATTTGGGACCAAACGAGCAAGCACAGAATTCCCAAAATGTGTCGCAATTGTTGGCCGGACCAACTCCCCAACCGTTCTCCCCTTTGTCGCCCATCAACCCAATTCCGTTTGCGTCGAACGCATGGCCTTCGCCAACCCCACCTCAGGAATTTGCTCTCAATCAAATTCGCAACCAGTTCCAAAACCTCCAGATGGGAACCTCGAAAATGCACCACCCGTTGGCAATGCCTCCGGGCTTGGGAAAACCACAATTGCATGCTATGAATAATTCAATGCGGCCAACACATCTGCAAGTCCCCGGGGCACAACAGCAGAACCATCGCGTACAGTTGGGTGGTCGAGTATCGGATGCTGGCATCCCGTGTCAAAACACTAGCAACAGCAGCGCTGGGGGTGACCATTCCAGTGGTTATCACAGTCTCAACTGCAGTAACAGCTCGCTGGATCAACAACTTCAATCATTACCGGGCTCTTCGGGATCGGCCTCTTCGTCGCTGATCAACAGCTCGCCCGAGACGAATGGAATGGGTAGTGCAGCAGCGCTGAACCGGTGCCGCCATCTAAGCTATAGTGACAGTCCCCAGTACCAGACGGACCTTTCGGACCAGCGGACGCCGATGGCCTACGAGCAGAAG AGCACACTCAACGATACTTTCGTGTTCAACTTTGACCCACGTGTTGTTGCCGGCTACAAAGCGATGCACCTTCCACCGCAGCAAGGCGAACTCAGGACTCCGACACCGTCCTGGCAGGGTTTGGGCCTCAGTCAAACCTCGCCGGCTCCGCTCGAAGCATGCGACCTGAGCTGGGTTAACCacagcggcagcagcagcagtagcggCAACGAGTCACGCCTCAACATGACTACCACGATGATCGAAGTCACTCCGATGCGCCAACGTGAGCAGCTATCGCAGTACAATGACGTTACATCCATCCTGACCAGCCTGGGCCTGGAGCATTACATCA AAAACTTCATCAACGGTGAAATCGACATGACCGTGTTCCAGACGCTCACCGATCAAGACTTGCTGAACTTGGACATCAGACCGTTGGGCGCCCGGCGCCGTATATTGATGGCCATTCATGATCTGTACACTCGCCAGCACGGGAACCCATTCGCCAACATGTCTCCGGCATCGTCTTCGTCGTCGATGTCACGCTTTTCCGGATCAGCCGCTCCGGGTGCGGAGCGACGTACCTCCAGCGGTCAATGA